The proteins below come from a single Oryzomicrobium terrae genomic window:
- a CDS encoding DUF2889 domain-containing protein, protein MHLRQVVLEGYKRDDGLWDIEARLTDTKDHDYQLSSGLRLRGEAVHDMWLRVTIDAHFTVVQVAASSDATPFMGHCDDIAPAYDALIGLNLFQGFRQAIKERLGGVLGCSHLTELALQIPTAALQTYASEVTDNEDTGQKPYQLDRCHALETTTPVVRRYYPRWYRGGASPEESAAGPVAAAAPSSPPVAPQQPVSVSVATPHTLSACKGDAGNDPVRCSQSVG, encoded by the coding sequence ATGCACCTCCGCCAGGTGGTGCTGGAAGGCTATAAACGCGACGATGGCCTGTGGGACATCGAGGCGCGCCTGACCGACACCAAGGATCACGACTACCAGCTGTCCTCCGGTCTGCGCCTTCGCGGCGAAGCGGTGCACGATATGTGGCTGCGCGTGACCATCGATGCGCACTTCACCGTGGTGCAAGTGGCGGCGTCTTCAGACGCTACGCCCTTCATGGGTCATTGTGATGACATCGCCCCCGCTTACGACGCGCTGATCGGTCTCAATCTCTTTCAGGGGTTCCGCCAGGCAATCAAGGAACGTCTCGGCGGCGTTCTCGGCTGCTCCCACCTCACCGAACTGGCTCTGCAGATTCCCACTGCGGCCCTGCAGACCTACGCCAGCGAGGTCACCGACAACGAAGACACCGGTCAGAAGCCATACCAGCTCGACCGGTGTCATGCTTTGGAAACCACCACTCCAGTGGTCCGGCGCTACTATCCGCGCTGGTATCGGGGTGGTGCCTCCCCCGAGGAGAGCGCTGCTGGCCCCGTTGCCGCTGCTGCGCCATCCTCTCCCCCTGTTGCCCCGCAACAGCCGGTATCAGTTTCGGTTGCGACGCCGCATACCCTCTCAGCCTGCAAGGGCGATGCGGGTAATGACCCCGTGCGTTGTAGCCAATCGGTCGGGTAG
- a CDS encoding UDP-N-acetylglucosamine 2-epimerase: MLELESMHVPFRMILTGQHQETMGLLIRQFGIKTAPVIIYDGKEVAGVGQMIFWFFICFFKIFIRSRDVFARNAAGVGYLLIHGDTASTLLGALVGRLFGLSIVHVEAGLCSKRIFDPFPEEIIRRVVAKMSDIAFCPGSWAVANLATSRSFVVNTGRNTLVDSLAIALESIKAGEGGRIDNYAVASVHRTENIFNKKRFSVILELIEEVSRQRHVVFVLHPSTQRILEKRRLMSRLRLNPNISLVARMGYFEFIGLVSRADFVITDGGGNQEELSYLGIPTLVMRTVTERSEGIGSTAVICCFERAVVNNFIASLDKFSGKAEGTSLPSPSRMIAVELKRRVDVNG; the protein is encoded by the coding sequence TTGCTTGAGCTGGAATCAATGCACGTTCCATTTCGAATGATCTTGACAGGCCAGCATCAAGAAACAATGGGGCTTCTTATTAGGCAGTTTGGGATTAAAACTGCTCCAGTCATTATCTATGATGGGAAAGAGGTGGCTGGAGTTGGGCAGATGATCTTCTGGTTTTTTATTTGTTTTTTTAAAATTTTCATTCGAAGCAGGGATGTTTTTGCAAGAAATGCTGCAGGTGTAGGCTATCTCTTGATTCATGGAGATACCGCGTCAACCTTGCTCGGAGCGTTGGTTGGTCGATTGTTTGGTCTGTCAATCGTTCACGTAGAAGCTGGTTTGTGCTCAAAAAGAATTTTTGACCCATTCCCGGAGGAAATAATCCGGAGGGTGGTAGCTAAGATGTCGGACATTGCTTTTTGTCCTGGTTCTTGGGCCGTAGCCAACCTTGCCACAAGCCGTTCGTTTGTTGTTAATACAGGACGTAATACCCTTGTTGATTCTCTGGCTATAGCACTGGAAAGTATCAAAGCGGGGGAAGGGGGCAGGATAGATAACTATGCCGTTGCTTCTGTGCATCGGACCGAGAATATTTTCAATAAAAAGCGATTTTCTGTCATTTTGGAATTAATTGAAGAGGTATCTAGACAGCGACATGTTGTTTTTGTGCTTCACCCATCAACACAACGGATATTGGAAAAGCGTCGATTGATGTCGCGACTTCGGCTTAATCCAAATATTTCCTTGGTCGCGCGGATGGGATACTTTGAGTTTATTGGGCTAGTGAGTAGGGCTGATTTTGTCATTACAGACGGAGGTGGGAATCAGGAAGAGCTTTCTTATTTAGGGATTCCGACATTAGTAATGCGTACAGTGACTGAGCGTTCTGAAGGCATCGGTAGCACAGCAGTAATTTGCTGCTTTGAACGGGCTGTAGTTAACAATTTTATAGCGTCATTGGATAAATTTTCTGGCAAGGCTGAAGGGACGTCGCTACCTAGTCCAAGCCGCATGATCGCTGTTGAGTTGAAAAGAAGAGTCGATGTAAATGGTTAG
- a CDS encoding glycosyltransferase family 2 protein — protein sequence MVSDKILISVCIANFNGEEILFECLDSIVRQVGDFSVEIIVHDDCSTDGSLNLLHEVFPNVQVIVSKNNVGFCVANNRMVAAARGRYVLLLNNDAVLLQGALQTLLAYAESLGKQAILGLPQYAYGGGGLIDCGSDLDLFLNAVPNQHWRKGDVAVVIGACFWINKELWHELGGFPESFHALAEDTYLCCRARLAGYPVRIAPGSGFLHRVGYSLGGGKATAGELHTRVERRRLTERNKTFALLACSPGVSFFFLLPIHLLMLCLEGGGVSLLTCRYKIWRDIYLACFKALWRERRWLARFRVETQCKRSCTLVDYFSVFRILPQKFRMLMIYGFPRIS from the coding sequence ATGGTTAGTGACAAGATCTTGATTAGTGTTTGTATTGCCAATTTTAATGGTGAAGAAATCCTTTTTGAGTGCCTTGACTCCATTGTCCGACAAGTAGGTGATTTTTCAGTTGAAATAATCGTTCATGATGATTGTTCTACTGATGGATCCCTAAATCTACTGCATGAAGTCTTTCCCAATGTGCAAGTTATTGTCAGTAAGAATAATGTCGGTTTCTGTGTGGCTAACAATCGTATGGTTGCAGCTGCACGCGGACGGTATGTCCTACTCTTGAATAATGACGCCGTACTTTTGCAGGGGGCATTGCAAACCTTGCTGGCCTACGCAGAAAGCCTCGGTAAGCAGGCAATTTTGGGGCTACCACAGTATGCTTACGGGGGGGGGGGCTTAATTGACTGTGGGAGTGATTTGGACCTTTTTCTTAATGCTGTCCCTAACCAGCATTGGCGAAAAGGGGATGTGGCTGTAGTGATTGGTGCTTGTTTTTGGATCAATAAAGAACTTTGGCATGAACTAGGTGGGTTTCCTGAGTCATTTCATGCGTTGGCTGAAGATACCTATTTGTGTTGTCGAGCCCGACTGGCTGGATACCCTGTTCGGATAGCACCTGGTTCTGGATTTCTCCATCGAGTGGGGTATTCCCTAGGAGGGGGCAAAGCTACGGCAGGGGAGTTGCACACACGTGTGGAGAGACGACGACTGACGGAGCGGAATAAAACTTTTGCCCTACTAGCTTGCTCACCGGGAGTGAGTTTTTTCTTCCTGTTACCGATTCATCTGCTGATGCTTTGTTTGGAGGGGGGGGGCGTGAGCTTACTTACCTGCCGCTATAAGATTTGGAGAGATATTTATCTTGCTTGCTTCAAAGCATTGTGGAGAGAGCGGAGATGGTTGGCACGCTTTAGGGTAGAGACCCAATGCAAACGAAGTTGCACGCTGGTAGATTATTTTTCGGTCTTTAGGATATTGCCTCAGAAATTTCGTATGTTGATGATCTACGGTTTTCCGCGAATTAGTTAG
- a CDS encoding glycosyltransferase family 2 protein, producing the protein MTTQPAPKISIALCTYNGKDHVEAFLKSLIEQKRQPDELIICDDNSTDTTPDLIRHFASISSFPIRTYFHANRLGVQQNFDFAIRHCQGQIIMLADQDDYWQPSKIELLETTFLEKQAVAVFSDAEVVDKELRPLGYGMWETCNFRASEQAALLQNNDGTECLLRHYIVTGATLAFKRSLVDVISPIPKNWPHDAWIALLATGYGPITFRKEKLILYRQHGNNIVGGLKKSLWKDIKKGLHIKRTDIYSEEIDRLQKLITRARDKRLKPSFIFHAEEKLKFYIRRKALPSNRLSRLAPIFRDFHGGYYKRFTRNIGSLFIDLLQP; encoded by the coding sequence GTGACCACTCAACCTGCACCAAAAATATCTATTGCACTTTGTACATATAATGGCAAGGATCACGTTGAAGCATTCCTTAAAAGCCTTATTGAACAAAAACGCCAGCCTGATGAATTGATAATTTGTGACGACAACTCTACAGATACAACTCCTGATCTCATTCGACACTTCGCCTCTATAAGCTCATTCCCCATACGGACTTATTTTCATGCCAATAGGCTTGGTGTCCAGCAAAATTTTGACTTTGCGATTCGCCATTGCCAAGGTCAAATCATCATGCTGGCCGATCAAGATGATTATTGGCAACCGAGCAAAATCGAGTTATTAGAAACCACCTTTCTAGAAAAACAAGCCGTTGCCGTTTTCTCTGATGCGGAAGTCGTAGATAAGGAATTGCGCCCGCTCGGTTATGGGATGTGGGAGACGTGCAATTTCAGGGCTTCCGAGCAAGCTGCTTTACTACAAAACAATGATGGCACAGAGTGCCTGCTTCGCCATTATATTGTCACTGGAGCAACACTTGCATTCAAGCGTAGCCTAGTCGACGTAATCTCCCCAATTCCGAAGAACTGGCCTCACGACGCCTGGATAGCCTTACTTGCCACTGGCTACGGCCCAATCACTTTTAGAAAAGAAAAACTAATTCTCTATCGCCAGCACGGCAATAATATTGTAGGCGGCTTAAAAAAATCACTATGGAAAGATATAAAAAAAGGACTGCACATTAAAAGAACGGATATTTATTCAGAGGAAATAGACCGACTGCAAAAATTGATTACTCGGGCCCGGGATAAAAGATTAAAACCAAGCTTTATCTTTCACGCTGAAGAAAAATTAAAATTCTATATTCGACGAAAAGCACTACCATCAAATCGACTTTCCCGATTAGCACCGATTTTTCGCGATTTTCACGGAGGTTATTACAAACGCTTTACTCGCAACATAGGCAGCTTATTTATCGATCTTCTACAGCCTTAA
- a CDS encoding TerC family protein, translating into MTVALDNPAFWIAVAQIIVIDILLSGDNAVVIALACRNLPAEQRRQGVLWGVAGALGLRVLFTFFATSLLDLPFLKIIGGLLLLWIGVKLLVPESEEEHNLPASEHLWGAVRTIITADFVMSLDNVVAVAAAAEGSLPLILFGLAVSVPFIIGASQGVMKLMDRFPVIITAGGGLLGWVAGSMLVTDPVIHPHLNQWLGTEAPGAPFHHWLGGALGAVLVVALGRWLANRQDIREAEAEDA; encoded by the coding sequence ATGACCGTCGCTTTGGATAACCCCGCGTTCTGGATTGCCGTCGCCCAGATCATCGTCATTGACATCCTTCTCTCCGGCGATAACGCCGTGGTGATCGCCCTGGCCTGTCGCAACCTACCGGCCGAGCAGCGTCGCCAGGGGGTACTCTGGGGTGTTGCCGGGGCCCTGGGGCTACGGGTGTTGTTCACCTTTTTCGCCACCAGCCTGCTCGATCTGCCCTTTCTCAAGATAATCGGCGGACTGCTGTTGTTGTGGATCGGTGTCAAACTGCTGGTGCCCGAGTCGGAGGAAGAGCACAACCTGCCCGCTTCCGAACACTTGTGGGGGGCCGTGCGAACTATCATCACTGCCGATTTCGTAATGAGCCTGGATAACGTCGTTGCCGTTGCGGCTGCGGCAGAAGGCAGCCTTCCCCTGATTCTCTTTGGTTTGGCGGTCAGCGTGCCGTTCATCATCGGCGCCAGCCAGGGCGTGATGAAGCTGATGGATCGATTTCCGGTCATCATCACGGCCGGCGGCGGCCTGCTGGGCTGGGTCGCCGGCAGCATGTTGGTGACTGATCCGGTCATCCACCCGCACCTGAATCAATGGCTGGGGACCGAGGCTCCGGGGGCGCCCTTTCACCACTGGCTAGGTGGCGCCTTGGGGGCGGTGCTGGTCGTTGCCTTGGGGCGTTGGCTGGCCAATCGCCAGGACATTCGCGAGGCCGAAGCCGAGGATGCCTAG
- a CDS encoding glycosyltransferase family 2 protein, whose protein sequence is MKLSIVLPARNESEGLRELLPKLKDLFPDAEVLVVNDGSNDDTQEVCSHNAVVCISHPKARGNGAAIKTGARNANGEIVVFMDADNQHSPEDIFKLLDGIGEGYDMVVGARVFSTHAGVHRGVANMIFNWFASWMVGARVKDLTSGFRAVRRDKFMKFAYILPNGFSYPTTITMSFFRAGYGVSYRPIMAMQRKGHSHINIWRDGVRFLLIIFKVGVLYSPLKIFFPVSAGLAIAGVGNYIYSYFSVGRFTNMSALLLLAALMVFLVGLVSEQITALMYRDSDS, encoded by the coding sequence ATGAAACTGAGTATTGTATTGCCTGCTCGCAATGAGAGCGAAGGATTAAGAGAGTTACTGCCTAAACTGAAGGATTTGTTTCCCGATGCAGAGGTTTTGGTGGTCAACGACGGCTCAAATGATGACACGCAAGAGGTGTGCTCTCATAATGCTGTTGTTTGCATTTCACATCCCAAGGCCAGAGGGAATGGCGCGGCAATAAAAACCGGTGCTAGAAATGCAAATGGAGAAATAGTCGTTTTTATGGATGCGGATAATCAGCATTCTCCAGAGGATATTTTTAAGTTGCTCGATGGGATTGGTGAAGGTTATGACATGGTTGTTGGTGCGAGAGTGTTTTCAACTCATGCTGGAGTGCACAGAGGTGTGGCGAACATGATTTTTAATTGGTTTGCCAGTTGGATGGTTGGGGCAAGAGTTAAAGATTTGACTTCAGGTTTTCGTGCTGTACGTCGCGATAAATTCATGAAGTTTGCATATATATTACCTAACGGATTTTCTTACCCGACAACCATAACCATGAGTTTTTTTCGTGCTGGCTATGGCGTTTCCTATCGTCCGATAATGGCCATGCAGCGAAAAGGCCATAGTCATATTAATATTTGGCGTGATGGTGTTCGTTTTTTACTTATTATTTTTAAGGTTGGTGTTCTTTATTCGCCGCTAAAGATTTTTTTTCCTGTTAGTGCGGGCTTGGCGATTGCTGGTGTGGGTAATTATATTTATTCATATTTTTCAGTCGGTCGCTTTACCAATATGTCAGCACTTCTTCTTTTGGCTGCTTTGATGGTTTTTCTTGTTGGCCTTGTTTCAGAGCAGATAACAGCATTGATGTACCGAGATAGCGATTCTTGA
- a CDS encoding pilin, translating into MTMMKKAHSGFTLIELMIVVAIIGILAAVALPAYKDYTVRAKMSEVVLAASSAKTAASEYYQDKLKFVNNGTSVGVVSQSSKYVNSITWNSTGDTNGQIIVTAQGFNDTAIDTKTLALVGTGDPTNGKVTWVCQPGTTNPIPRNYLPSSCK; encoded by the coding sequence ATGACCATGATGAAAAAAGCCCACTCGGGTTTTACATTGATCGAACTGATGATTGTCGTGGCGATCATCGGTATCCTCGCCGCAGTTGCTCTACCCGCTTACAAGGACTACACGGTGCGGGCTAAGATGTCTGAAGTAGTGCTGGCCGCATCCTCGGCTAAAACGGCTGCTTCTGAATACTACCAAGATAAGCTGAAGTTTGTTAATAATGGTACGTCAGTTGGTGTGGTATCTCAAAGTTCGAAATATGTGAATTCGATTACCTGGAATAGCACGGGTGATACGAACGGCCAAATTATTGTTACTGCTCAAGGTTTTAATGATACGGCAATCGATACTAAGACTCTTGCTCTGGTTGGTACTGGTGATCCGACAAATGGTAAAGTGACCTGGGTTTGCCAGCCGGGGACGACCAACCCGATTCCTCGTAATTACCTGCCTTCCAGCTGCAAGTAA
- a CDS encoding MBL fold metallo-hydrolase, with product MKIRVLGCSGGIGGRHLRTTSFLVDHDVLIDAGTGVADLSLGELAAIDHVFLTHAHLDHIACLPLLLDTVMDRRDGRPLTVHAPQAVIDTLTRHIFNWAVWPDFSAIPDTAAPVLRYAPLEVGESWGDAPRRFTALPAEHTVPAVGYHLASSQGSFVFTGDTTCNPALWPLLNAIADLRALVIECAFPNREQHLAAVSKHLCPALLAAELTAYRGAAEIFVTHLKPGQTEETMAELEALTGSNVPRMLQHNQIFLL from the coding sequence ATGAAAATCCGCGTGCTCGGTTGCAGCGGCGGCATCGGGGGGCGCCATCTACGCACGACCTCGTTTCTCGTCGATCACGATGTGCTGATCGATGCGGGGACCGGCGTTGCCGATCTGTCATTGGGGGAATTGGCGGCGATCGACCACGTCTTTCTCACCCATGCCCACCTCGATCATATCGCCTGTCTGCCCTTACTACTGGATACGGTGATGGATCGCCGTGATGGCCGTCCACTCACGGTGCACGCTCCCCAAGCAGTAATCGATACCCTGACCCGGCATATATTCAACTGGGCGGTGTGGCCCGACTTTTCTGCCATCCCGGATACCGCAGCGCCGGTGCTGCGCTACGCCCCTCTAGAAGTGGGCGAGAGCTGGGGCGATGCCCCGCGGCGTTTCACCGCCCTGCCAGCCGAACATACCGTGCCGGCGGTGGGTTACCACCTGGCCTCCAGCCAAGGCAGTTTTGTCTTTACCGGCGATACCACCTGCAACCCGGCGCTGTGGCCGCTACTCAATGCCATAGCCGATCTGCGCGCCTTGGTCATCGAGTGCGCCTTCCCCAATCGGGAACAGCACCTGGCTGCCGTCTCCAAGCACCTCTGTCCGGCCCTGCTGGCCGCCGAACTGACAGCTTACCGAGGTGCCGCCGAAATCTTCGTAACCCACCTCAAGCCGGGTCAGACTGAAGAAACAATGGCTGAGCTGGAGGCGTTGACTGGTTCAAACGTACCGCGAATGCTGCAGCACAACCAAATATTCTTGCTGTAG
- a CDS encoding FHA domain-containing protein, with amino-acid sequence MAKLVLSMDGLVLKEVELSKQRISIGRKPSNDIQIENLAISGEHAAIVTVLNDSFLEDLDSTNGTLVNGQPVKKVVLQSGDIIELGKYKLKFFNEKPQPGDPSGYGEPLTVTGSEGAAAAGRGTESAFMRSQATSSQVAGSPTAATAGPASGSGGAYLQVLNGNNNGRRLDLEKEKTTLGKPGVQVVWVVREPGGYAIQYVEGPHRPLVNDRPVTAPRQMLANGDIIEIATVRMAFHSSAMESSS; translated from the coding sequence ATGGCGAAGCTGGTGTTGTCCATGGATGGACTGGTGCTCAAGGAAGTGGAATTGAGCAAGCAGCGCATTTCCATCGGCCGTAAGCCGAGCAATGACATACAGATAGAAAATCTGGCCATTTCCGGTGAACATGCGGCGATTGTCACCGTGCTCAACGATTCGTTTCTCGAAGACCTGGACAGCACCAATGGCACCCTGGTCAATGGCCAGCCGGTGAAGAAAGTGGTGCTGCAAAGCGGCGACATCATCGAGCTTGGCAAGTACAAGTTAAAGTTTTTCAATGAAAAACCGCAGCCTGGCGATCCGAGCGGCTACGGCGAACCTTTGACCGTAACCGGTAGCGAGGGCGCCGCCGCCGCAGGGCGGGGCACGGAGTCGGCGTTTATGCGGAGTCAGGCGACGTCTTCCCAGGTGGCGGGCTCCCCCACTGCCGCAACGGCAGGGCCTGCATCCGGCAGCGGCGGTGCCTACCTGCAGGTGCTCAACGGCAATAACAACGGTCGTCGGCTGGACCTGGAAAAAGAGAAAACCACGCTGGGCAAACCCGGGGTCCAGGTGGTGTGGGTGGTGCGCGAACCGGGCGGCTATGCCATCCAGTACGTGGAAGGACCGCACCGCCCCCTGGTCAACGACCGCCCGGTGACTGCGCCCCGGCAAATGTTGGCCAACGGCGACATCATTGAGATCGCCACTGTACGCATGGCGTTTCACTCCAGCGCGATGGAATCCTCCTCATGA
- the sucD gene encoding succinate--CoA ligase subunit alpha, translating into MSILINKDTKVITQGITGKTGQFHTEKCQEYANGKNCFVAGVNPKKAGEKIFDIPIYGSVKEAAADTGATVSVIYVPPAGAAAAIWEAVEADLDLAICITEGIPVRDMLEVRNKMKAKVAAGGKETLLLGPNCPGLITPDEIKIGIMPGHIHRKGRIGVVSRSGTLTYEAVAQLTEIGLGQSSAVGIGGDPINGLKHIDVMRMFNDDPDTDAVIMIGEIGGPDEAEAAMWCKANMKKPIVGFIAGVTAPPGKRMGHAGALISGGADTADAKLAIMEECGFKVTRNPSEMGRLLKSLL; encoded by the coding sequence ATGTCCATCCTGATCAATAAAGACACCAAGGTCATCACCCAGGGTATCACTGGTAAGACCGGCCAATTCCACACCGAAAAGTGCCAGGAATACGCCAACGGCAAGAACTGCTTCGTGGCCGGCGTGAACCCGAAGAAGGCCGGCGAAAAGATCTTCGACATCCCCATCTACGGGTCCGTCAAGGAAGCCGCCGCTGACACCGGGGCCACCGTGTCCGTCATCTACGTGCCGCCTGCCGGCGCAGCCGCAGCCATCTGGGAAGCCGTCGAAGCCGACCTGGATCTGGCCATCTGCATCACCGAGGGCATTCCCGTCCGCGACATGCTCGAAGTGCGCAACAAGATGAAGGCCAAGGTTGCCGCCGGTGGCAAGGAAACCCTGCTGCTCGGCCCCAACTGCCCCGGCCTGATCACCCCCGATGAAATCAAGATCGGCATCATGCCCGGTCACATTCACCGCAAGGGCCGCATCGGCGTGGTTTCCCGCTCCGGCACCCTGACTTACGAAGCCGTGGCCCAGCTGACCGAAATCGGTCTCGGCCAGTCTTCCGCGGTCGGTATCGGCGGCGACCCGATCAACGGCCTCAAGCACATCGACGTGATGCGCATGTTCAACGACGATCCCGACACCGACGCCGTGATCATGATCGGTGAGATCGGCGGTCCGGACGAAGCTGAAGCCGCCATGTGGTGCAAGGCCAACATGAAGAAGCCGATCGTTGGCTTCATCGCCGGTGTGACTGCCCCCCCGGGAAAGCGCATGGGCCACGCCGGCGCGCTGATCTCCGGTGGTGCCGACACCGCCGATGCCAAGCTCGCCATCATGGAAGAGTGCGGCTTCAAGGTGACTCGCAACCCGTCCGAGATGGGCCGGCTGCTCAAGTCCCTGCTGTAA
- a CDS encoding response regulator yields MKTIFLVDDSATILLSISSILTKAGYAVEKAANAEEGLRKFQAGTKADLLITDLNMPGMNGIEFIKEVRKLAACRFMPILFLTTESEQSKRLEAKAAGASGWIVKPATADQLLNTIKLVLR; encoded by the coding sequence ATGAAAACCATTTTCCTGGTGGATGACTCCGCCACCATCCTGCTCAGCATTTCCAGCATCCTCACCAAGGCTGGCTACGCCGTTGAAAAAGCGGCCAACGCCGAAGAAGGCCTGCGCAAATTCCAAGCCGGCACCAAGGCCGACCTGCTCATCACCGACCTCAACATGCCCGGCATGAACGGTATCGAATTCATCAAGGAAGTGCGCAAGCTGGCGGCCTGCCGCTTCATGCCCATCCTCTTCCTGACCACCGAATCCGAACAGAGCAAGCGCCTCGAAGCCAAGGCGGCCGGCGCCTCCGGCTGGATCGTCAAACCGGCCACCGCCGACCAGCTGCTCAACACCATCAAGCTGGTGCTGCGCTAA
- the sucC gene encoding ADP-forming succinate--CoA ligase subunit beta: MKIHEYQGKEILRKFGVATPRGIPCFSVDEAVKAAETLGGKIWVVKAQIHAGGRGKGGGVKLARSLDEVREHANAILGMQLVTHQTGPEGQKVRRLLVEDGADIKKEYYVAALTDRATQKVAMMASSEGGMDIEEVAHSTPEKIIKVFVDPAVGLTDAQALELAKGIGVPEASQAQAIDTFKKLYTCYMETDASLAEINPLILEGNGNIKALDAKFNFDSNALFRHPEIVAYRDLDEEDPDEIEASKFDLAYISLDGNIGCLVNGAGLAMATMDTIKLFGAEPANFLDVGGGATTEKVTEAFKIMLKNPKVKGILVNIFGGIMKCDTIATGVVTAAKEVNLSVPLVVRMKGTNEDLGKQILKDSGLPIIAADTMAEAAEKIVAAVK, translated from the coding sequence ATGAAGATCCACGAATATCAGGGGAAAGAGATCCTGAGAAAGTTCGGCGTGGCGACCCCCCGCGGCATCCCCTGCTTCTCCGTCGACGAGGCGGTGAAGGCAGCGGAAACCCTGGGCGGCAAGATCTGGGTGGTGAAGGCCCAAATCCACGCTGGTGGCCGCGGTAAGGGCGGCGGCGTGAAGCTGGCCCGGTCCCTGGACGAAGTGCGCGAGCACGCCAACGCGATCCTCGGCATGCAGCTGGTGACTCACCAGACCGGCCCCGAAGGTCAGAAGGTTCGTCGCCTGCTCGTTGAAGACGGCGCCGACATCAAGAAGGAATACTACGTGGCGGCCCTGACTGACCGTGCCACCCAGAAGGTCGCCATGATGGCCTCCTCCGAGGGCGGCATGGACATCGAGGAAGTTGCCCACAGCACTCCTGAGAAGATCATCAAGGTGTTCGTCGATCCGGCCGTCGGCCTGACCGACGCCCAGGCGCTGGAACTGGCCAAGGGGATCGGCGTTCCCGAGGCTTCCCAGGCCCAGGCCATCGATACCTTCAAGAAGCTGTACACCTGTTACATGGAAACCGATGCTTCCCTGGCGGAAATCAACCCGCTGATCCTGGAAGGCAACGGCAACATCAAGGCTCTGGACGCCAAGTTCAACTTCGACTCCAACGCCCTGTTCCGTCATCCTGAAATCGTCGCCTACCGCGACCTGGATGAAGAGGACCCGGACGAAATCGAAGCCTCCAAGTTCGACCTGGCCTACATTTCCCTGGACGGCAACATCGGCTGCCTGGTGAACGGTGCCGGTCTGGCCATGGCCACCATGGACACCATCAAGCTGTTCGGCGCCGAGCCGGCCAACTTCCTGGACGTGGGCGGCGGCGCCACCACCGAGAAGGTCACTGAAGCCTTCAAGATCATGCTCAAGAACCCCAAGGTCAAAGGCATTCTGGTCAACATCTTCGGCGGCATCATGAAGTGCGACACCATCGCCACCGGCGTGGTCACCGCTGCCAAGGAAGTGAACCTGTCCGTGCCGCTGGTGGTGCGCATGAAGGGTACCAACGAAGACCTGGGCAAGCAGATCCTGAAGGATTCCGGTCTGCCGATCATCGCCGCCGACACCATGGCCGAAGCGGCCGAGAAGATCGTCGCTGCGGTCAAGTAA